The Actinomycetota bacterium genome has a window encoding:
- a CDS encoding CocE/NonD family hydrolase, with amino-acid sequence MRRFSLLLSLALCIAAVPGSSRAQEWTPRPATYGSYLERDVRITMSDGARLSADVYHPADLDTGNPAAGLFPVLLTQTPYNKNGLNWLAPYLVTRGYIQVVTEVRGTGSSEGTWEGMGAREQLDSKELVEWAASQPWSNGRVGLHGRSYGAVNQFFTAAQHPKGLKALFPVAPMADWYRDFAYTGGEQNTSFHPAWLAAVTALGLAPGTYATSDPAGAGSTMLQHAGGALSFQASSFARGPAGNDTISYDGPFYRQRSPIEFVDRVDVPTFVVGGWFDLFQRGEPMLYDALQARGVPARLLMGPWYHLDATSGTGLPADDVPTLDELELRWMDRYVREDADPDLDADVAPITYYRLGDGHYHTSAQWPPDGVRFEQRFLGGAAVAGVQHGTLQMQAPETSDPDTLIWQPASGPCSRSISQWSGGGLRQSCEEDNRANTLGGLTYDLPLDQNTTIAGPLAARLFVSTNDRDAFVTARVEDVAPDGKATQLTAGWSILSMRAMDSTKTRTADGLIVQPYHPFTKESVLPVAAGEVNELWVEIFPTAALLRQGHSLRLSLQPSDAPHLSPSVPLAANMVGSVLSLHHDTAFPSSLVIPFQR; translated from the coding sequence ATGCGTCGTTTCTCTCTGCTGCTTTCGCTTGCGCTCTGCATCGCCGCCGTTCCGGGATCAAGTCGTGCCCAGGAGTGGACCCCTCGCCCGGCAACGTACGGAAGCTATCTGGAACGCGACGTGAGAATCACCATGAGCGACGGCGCTCGCCTGAGCGCCGACGTGTACCACCCGGCCGACCTCGACACCGGTAATCCCGCCGCCGGCCTATTTCCCGTCCTTCTGACTCAAACCCCGTACAACAAGAACGGCCTCAACTGGCTCGCCCCGTATCTGGTAACGCGGGGGTATATCCAGGTCGTCACGGAGGTGCGAGGCACGGGCTCATCCGAAGGCACGTGGGAGGGGATGGGCGCGCGCGAGCAACTCGACTCGAAAGAACTCGTTGAGTGGGCGGCATCGCAGCCTTGGTCGAACGGTCGAGTCGGCCTTCACGGAAGGTCGTACGGTGCGGTGAATCAGTTCTTCACTGCAGCGCAACACCCCAAGGGCCTAAAGGCTCTCTTCCCCGTCGCGCCCATGGCCGACTGGTACCGGGACTTCGCATATACGGGCGGCGAACAGAACACCAGTTTTCATCCGGCATGGCTGGCCGCAGTCACGGCGCTGGGTCTGGCTCCGGGGACATACGCGACGAGCGATCCGGCCGGCGCAGGCTCGACGATGCTTCAGCACGCCGGCGGCGCACTCTCGTTCCAGGCGTCGTCGTTTGCTCGTGGCCCGGCCGGCAACGACACCATCTCCTATGACGGTCCTTTCTACCGGCAGCGCTCGCCCATCGAGTTCGTCGATCGCGTTGACGTGCCGACCTTCGTTGTCGGCGGATGGTTCGACCTGTTCCAACGCGGCGAGCCGATGCTCTACGACGCGCTCCAGGCGCGAGGCGTCCCGGCGCGTTTGTTGATGGGACCTTGGTACCACCTCGACGCCACGTCGGGGACAGGTCTTCCGGCCGATGACGTGCCGACGCTCGACGAGTTGGAACTTCGCTGGATGGATCGGTACGTGCGCGAGGACGCCGATCCCGACCTCGACGCAGACGTTGCTCCGATCACCTACTACAGGCTCGGTGACGGCCACTACCACACGTCGGCCCAGTGGCCGCCCGACGGAGTCCGATTCGAACAGCGATTCCTTGGCGGCGCCGCAGTCGCGGGAGTCCAGCACGGCACTCTGCAGATGCAGGCGCCTGAAACGTCGGACCCCGACACCCTGATCTGGCAACCGGCTTCGGGACCGTGCTCGCGCTCGATTTCGCAGTGGTCGGGCGGAGGCCTGCGGCAATCCTGCGAAGAGGACAACCGCGCGAACACCCTCGGCGGCCTGACCTACGACCTGCCGCTCGATCAGAACACGACCATCGCCGGACCGCTGGCCGCGCGCCTGTTCGTCTCGACCAACGACCGCGACGCGTTCGTGACTGCGCGCGTCGAGGACGTCGCGCCGGACGGTAAGGCGACCCAACTAACTGCCGGGTGGAGCATCCTATCTATGCGCGCGATGGATTCGACTAAGACGCGCACAGCCGACGGACTCATCGTTCAGCCCTACCACCCGTTCACAAAGGAGTCGGTCCTGCCGGTTGCAGCGGGTGAGGTGAACGAACTGTGGGTCGAGATCTTCCCGACCGCCGCGCTCCTGAGGCAGGGACACAGCCTGCGGCTATCCCTGCAGCCGTCCGATGCGCCACACCTGTCGCCATCGGTCCCCCTGGCAGCAAACATGGTCGGGTCGGTGCTCTCGCTTCACCACGACACCGCATTTCCATCTTCGCTGGTGATTCCCTTCCAGCGGTAA
- a CDS encoding ATP-binding cassette domain-containing protein, which produces MSQLRVEDIAVGFGPVRILRGVTLEVAPGEAVGIVGPNGSGKTTLLDVISGLVPPSRGRVLFGGRDITWDAPHVRARLGMARTFQHGRLYPSLTVREAIAVGCRVAGHGRRARAEAEQRALDVADAFGLASYENAFISELSTGVRRILDLAIAAARGCGVMLLDEPTAGLAHGERTALLGVFRSWRERTGCSLLVVEHDLAFLTNVVDRVIALDEGVVSAERTPKDALAAAREVVASMLGERHVRDGNPEGDRTEP; this is translated from the coding sequence GTGTCGCAGCTTCGCGTCGAAGACATCGCGGTCGGCTTCGGGCCGGTGCGGATTCTGCGCGGGGTCACTCTGGAAGTCGCGCCGGGGGAGGCCGTCGGAATCGTCGGGCCGAACGGTTCGGGAAAGACGACGCTGCTCGACGTGATTTCCGGGCTCGTGCCGCCGTCGCGCGGACGCGTGCTGTTCGGTGGTCGAGACATCACGTGGGACGCACCGCACGTGCGCGCGCGCCTCGGCATGGCGCGGACCTTTCAGCACGGACGCCTGTATCCATCGCTCACCGTGCGCGAAGCCATCGCCGTCGGGTGTCGGGTGGCCGGGCACGGCCGGCGCGCGCGCGCGGAGGCCGAACAGCGCGCGCTCGACGTGGCGGATGCGTTTGGTCTCGCGTCCTACGAGAACGCGTTCATCTCCGAGTTGTCCACGGGAGTGCGCCGCATCTTGGACCTTGCGATCGCGGCGGCGCGCGGCTGCGGAGTGATGCTTCTGGACGAACCCACCGCGGGTCTCGCTCACGGCGAGCGAACCGCATTGTTGGGCGTGTTCCGCTCGTGGCGCGAGCGAACGGGATGCTCGCTGCTGGTCGTCGAGCACGACCTGGCCTTTCTCACCAACGTCGTGGACCGGGTGATCGCGCTCGACGAGGGCGTGGTGAGCGCGGAGCGCACACCCAAGGACGCGCTCGCCGCCGCGCGCGAGGTGGTCGCGTCGATGCTCGGCGAACGCCACGTGCGCGACGGCAACCCCGAGGGCGATCGCACCGAGCCCTAG
- a CDS encoding glucose-6-phosphate isomerase gives MNRLEQESSLGALSGAVEERASAAERDDIVARMWRKDHTVWKPSPAEISDRLGWLDVVDAMRDRVVDLIAFRNGVLTAGFTHALLLGMGGSSLAPEVMRRVLGVGPEGIDLRVLDTTHPGAIRAAERSLDLDHTLFIVASKSGGTIETLSHLAYFWEKVGRGERFVAITDPGSPLEELARARGFRAVFANPPDIGGRYSALSLFGLVPAALLGASFEDLLGAATEAAGAAHAPVSKGENQAAWLGAVMGEAAARGRDKLTLVLSPEASSFGAWVEQLIAESTGKQGLGILPVTGEDLGPASVYGDDRLFVTLGEIGDLADLAAAGHPIVRLDANGPLRLGREFYRWEFATAFAGYVLGINPFDQPNVAEAKQATGDILKEGTQSDDDRADVAGVLNSVGAGDYVALLAFVEPSAANVRALHRARMRIRDRFRVATTVGFGPRYLHSTGQLHKGGPDSGVFIQVTDDIPPDDLDVPGAPYTFGRLIEAQALGDFRSLRARGRRVARATLSELDAAL, from the coding sequence ATGAACCGGTTGGAGCAGGAGTCCTCGCTCGGGGCGCTGTCCGGTGCGGTCGAGGAGCGCGCGTCGGCGGCGGAGCGCGACGACATTGTTGCGCGAATGTGGCGCAAAGATCACACAGTGTGGAAGCCGTCGCCGGCGGAGATCTCCGACCGGCTTGGGTGGCTGGACGTGGTGGACGCGATGCGCGACCGGGTGGTCGATCTCATCGCGTTTCGCAACGGGGTCTTGACCGCCGGGTTCACGCACGCGCTGCTGCTCGGCATGGGTGGATCGAGCCTTGCGCCCGAGGTGATGCGCAGGGTTCTCGGGGTGGGTCCGGAGGGGATCGACCTTCGCGTGCTCGATACCACGCACCCCGGAGCTATTCGAGCAGCCGAGCGCTCGCTGGATCTCGACCACACATTGTTCATCGTGGCGAGCAAGTCCGGCGGAACCATCGAGACGCTTTCGCACCTGGCGTACTTCTGGGAAAAGGTCGGCCGCGGTGAGCGCTTCGTTGCGATTACTGATCCCGGGTCGCCGCTTGAAGAACTGGCGCGCGCCCGTGGTTTCCGCGCAGTGTTCGCGAATCCGCCGGATATCGGCGGCCGGTATTCCGCGCTGTCGTTGTTCGGTTTGGTTCCCGCCGCGCTTCTCGGCGCATCCTTCGAGGATCTACTCGGTGCGGCGACAGAGGCGGCCGGCGCCGCGCATGCCCCGGTGTCGAAGGGCGAAAACCAGGCGGCGTGGCTCGGCGCGGTGATGGGCGAGGCCGCCGCGCGCGGACGCGACAAGTTGACGCTCGTGCTTTCGCCGGAGGCTTCGAGCTTCGGGGCTTGGGTTGAGCAACTCATTGCGGAATCCACGGGCAAGCAGGGCCTCGGGATCCTTCCGGTGACCGGTGAGGACCTCGGTCCCGCATCCGTCTACGGGGACGATCGGCTGTTCGTAACGCTGGGAGAGATCGGCGACCTCGCGGATCTCGCTGCGGCCGGGCACCCGATCGTTCGTCTCGACGCGAACGGGCCGTTGCGGCTCGGACGCGAGTTCTACCGCTGGGAGTTTGCGACCGCGTTTGCCGGATACGTTCTCGGGATCAATCCGTTTGATCAGCCCAACGTCGCCGAAGCAAAACAAGCGACCGGCGACATCTTGAAAGAAGGCACTCAGTCGGACGACGATCGCGCGGACGTCGCAGGGGTCTTGAACTCGGTTGGTGCCGGTGACTACGTAGCGCTGCTGGCGTTCGTCGAGCCGTCGGCCGCCAACGTGCGCGCGCTGCATCGGGCGCGCATGCGCATTCGCGACCGGTTCCGCGTGGCGACCACCGTCGGGTTCGGCCCGCGGTATCTGCATTCCACCGGACAACTACACAAAGGGGGGCCGGATTCCGGCGTATTCATCCAAGTGACCGACGACATTCCCCCCGACGACCTCGACGTGCCGGGCGCGCCCTACACCTTCGGCCGGCTGATCGAAGCGCAGGCGCTGGGCGATTTTCGATCGCTGCGCGCGCGCGGCCGCCGCGTCGCGCGCGCCACCTTGTCGGAACTGGACGCGGCGCTGTAG
- a CDS encoding ATP-binding cassette domain-containing protein — protein MHTTRRGPAIPAAVGAFVLAAVVLLRIPVGVVALGLLLGGLSSLTSLGLVLIYRTHRFLNLAHSAQGLLAGAMVAQLVVAGGWNFWFALPIGLVAGAVLGIVSESLLVGRLGRAPRALPMVASLGVAQVFAGARAMLAIMFGALPFYVVPFGVTLDIFPLRFSGTHVVAAMSVPVGLAAMAGFLLRTRAGVSSRALAENEERARSLGVPARAVSRRVWAVAGVLAALGGILTVPVAGVSLDGGVSVGILLLALAPAVVAGMSSLTGTVGASFAIGVLYQTVLWRTDRAAVADIMLFVIVLGAAMLRRPRSRREEEALAASSWVLAAPWRPLPQAVLKNAAVRFGRPALALSALAVAIVVTHALPPSQAQRVGAVAIFALVAASISIVTALTGRLSFGHWAIAGVGAVVATVGGPGLNALVGLPIAAIFAAVTSVALGAAFVRRGGFAYPVATLAFALGWSSLLLVFPSLWPLAPFSPPRLAGFAMENDAVITAVVLVALMLFIGLVRGMRRSPLGRAMLAARDNEAAASVHGISVTAVRFVAFALSGAMAGVAGYLYVFNQHLLHPNAFSPERSLVLLAMATIGGLGSAGTAALGAGVMQGAILFFSGPWELLGSGMGLIVILVAVPRGFGYVMQRARDAAVRIVARDAVPRRRATVHAAVAPRTAPARAGESVLDARGITVRFDSQDAIRDADLSVAPGEIVALLGTNGAGKTTLLRAIAGMVRASGGSVSIDGRDVSRLLPEKRARRGLVLVDGARPVFPGLTVTENLRMAALGAGVPGARPVLDERFPRLIERAGSYAGTLSGGEQRMLAIAQTLMLKPRVMLLDELTFGLQTDLAAELWATVRQIAAAGAGVVVVEHRLGEALAIAHRVVYLDGGRVVFEGTPKEFAARDDLLAPVLLDEDAAATLERAH, from the coding sequence ATGCATACAACTAGACGCGGACCGGCGATCCCTGCCGCGGTTGGGGCGTTCGTCCTCGCGGCGGTTGTTCTGCTGCGGATTCCGGTCGGCGTCGTTGCCCTCGGGCTGCTGCTCGGCGGGTTGTCGTCGCTTACCTCGCTTGGGCTCGTTCTGATCTATCGCACCCATCGGTTCCTGAATCTCGCGCATTCAGCGCAGGGCCTGCTGGCCGGCGCGATGGTGGCGCAACTTGTCGTCGCGGGGGGTTGGAACTTCTGGTTCGCGTTGCCGATCGGGCTGGTGGCGGGTGCGGTGCTCGGCATCGTGTCGGAGTCGCTGCTGGTTGGACGCTTGGGGCGCGCTCCGCGCGCCCTGCCGATGGTTGCCAGCCTCGGCGTGGCACAGGTCTTCGCAGGCGCGCGCGCGATGCTCGCGATCATGTTCGGCGCGCTGCCGTTCTACGTGGTTCCGTTCGGGGTCACGTTGGACATCTTCCCGTTGCGGTTCTCCGGGACGCACGTAGTGGCGGCGATGTCTGTGCCCGTGGGTCTGGCCGCCATGGCAGGCTTCTTGCTGCGCACGCGCGCGGGAGTCTCGTCGCGCGCGCTCGCCGAGAACGAGGAGCGCGCGCGCAGCCTCGGAGTGCCGGCGCGCGCGGTGTCTCGTCGCGTGTGGGCGGTTGCCGGCGTGCTCGCGGCGCTGGGCGGAATCCTGACTGTTCCGGTCGCCGGCGTGTCACTCGACGGTGGGGTCTCGGTCGGGATTCTGCTGCTCGCGCTGGCACCGGCAGTGGTGGCCGGAATGTCGAGCCTTACGGGCACGGTCGGCGCGTCCTTCGCAATCGGCGTGTTGTACCAAACGGTGTTGTGGCGAACGGATCGCGCCGCGGTGGCCGACATCATGCTGTTCGTGATCGTGCTCGGCGCGGCGATGCTGCGCCGTCCTCGCTCGCGTCGTGAAGAAGAAGCCCTCGCCGCATCCTCGTGGGTGCTGGCCGCCCCTTGGCGTCCCCTGCCGCAAGCCGTGCTGAAGAACGCCGCCGTGCGTTTCGGTCGTCCCGCGCTGGCGCTGTCGGCGCTCGCCGTCGCGATCGTGGTGACGCACGCGTTGCCGCCGAGCCAGGCTCAGCGCGTCGGAGCCGTTGCGATCTTCGCGCTCGTGGCCGCGTCGATTTCGATCGTGACTGCGTTAACCGGTCGATTGTCGTTCGGGCATTGGGCGATTGCCGGCGTGGGTGCGGTCGTTGCTACGGTCGGAGGCCCGGGCCTCAACGCGCTCGTCGGGCTACCCATCGCCGCGATCTTCGCGGCGGTGACGTCGGTCGCGTTGGGAGCCGCGTTCGTTCGTCGTGGTGGGTTCGCGTACCCGGTGGCGACGCTCGCATTCGCGTTGGGATGGTCCTCGCTGCTGCTCGTGTTCCCCTCGCTGTGGCCGCTTGCTCCTTTTAGTCCACCAAGGCTTGCCGGGTTCGCGATGGAGAACGACGCGGTCATCACGGCCGTTGTACTGGTGGCGCTGATGCTCTTCATCGGCCTCGTGCGGGGAATGCGCCGTAGCCCCTTGGGGCGCGCGATGCTGGCCGCGCGCGACAACGAGGCGGCGGCGTCTGTGCATGGAATCTCGGTAACTGCCGTGAGATTCGTAGCCTTCGCTCTTTCAGGTGCTATGGCGGGCGTTGCCGGGTACCTCTACGTTTTCAATCAGCACTTACTTCACCCCAACGCGTTTTCACCCGAGCGCTCTTTGGTACTTCTGGCGATGGCCACGATCGGGGGACTCGGCTCGGCGGGAACGGCGGCGCTCGGCGCGGGGGTCATGCAGGGGGCGATCCTGTTCTTCAGCGGCCCGTGGGAGTTGCTTGGATCGGGCATGGGTTTGATCGTGATTCTCGTCGCCGTGCCGCGCGGGTTCGGATACGTCATGCAGCGCGCGCGCGATGCCGCGGTCCGGATCGTCGCCCGAGATGCCGTTCCGCGCAGGCGCGCGACCGTCCATGCCGCGGTCGCTCCCCGAACCGCTCCGGCGCGCGCCGGGGAATCGGTTTTGGACGCGCGCGGGATCACGGTTCGGTTCGACTCGCAGGATGCGATTCGCGACGCGGACCTGTCGGTCGCTCCCGGCGAGATCGTCGCGCTCCTTGGGACCAACGGGGCCGGGAAGACGACGCTGCTGCGAGCGATCGCCGGGATGGTTCGAGCCTCGGGTGGCTCGGTGTCGATCGACGGGCGAGACGTGTCGCGGTTGCTGCCGGAAAAGCGCGCGCGCCGCGGGCTCGTGCTCGTCGATGGCGCGCGCCCGGTGTTTCCCGGCCTCACGGTGACCGAGAACTTGCGCATGGCTGCTCTTGGTGCGGGCGTGCCGGGCGCGCGCCCGGTCCTCGACGAACGTTTCCCCCGCCTGATCGAGCGCGCCGGTTCGTACGCGGGGACCTTGTCGGGAGGCGAGCAACGCATGCTGGCCATCGCCCAGACGCTGATGCTCAAGCCGCGCGTGATGCTGCTGGATGAGTTGACGTTCGGCTTGCAGACGGACCTTGCCGCCGAGTTGTGGGCAACGGTTCGTCAGATCGCCGCCGCAGGGGCCGGGGTCGTCGTCGTGGAGCACCGCCTCGGTGAGGCGCTGGCGATCGCGCATCGCGTCGTGTACCTGGACGGCGGGCGAGTCGTGTTCGAGGGCACGCCCAAGGAGTTTGCCGCGCGCGACGACTTGCTGGCTCCGGTGCTGCTGGACGAAGACGCCGCCGCGACTTTGGAGCGTGCGCATTGA
- a CDS encoding ABC transporter substrate-binding protein has product MPSPGKPAPRGGKTYGVTDKEITVVYYWKGDRTRTSPYLKGTGAESNVDEAEAFRTWVSYLNKHAGGGATFMGFPFNLHGRKIKGVVVEAGSTPEDQTAAAQRIAMELKPFAAVAAHGGVSTYVCPYLASKGIYNIATYDLGFDLYKKTNGWCTPAYASFNAQVDAMQRYLSQRVSKTKYDGTDARKFGLLYAEYPGLAAAMKTVAARFKSAGINIVSQASISADLAEAQPQAANVVAKFRAAGVNTIFMPEGGSPMSFTPGAEAQAYQPDYVIWPCSGQDTPAQVRLFSAKQWTRASGLTCFDKNFMPDLAMDTEAQQTEWHAKYGTITSAEPPAQAPLVYSAILPLVAGVTNAGRNLTVDTFRDALAEFDSYRYSAATGRTTDARSLLLSPGGIEHALMGDFTVLSWSATARRNGSAFTGAYVFPEDGRRYGRRDAYN; this is encoded by the coding sequence TTGCCCAGCCCGGGGAAACCTGCTCCGAGGGGCGGCAAGACCTACGGAGTTACGGACAAAGAGATCACGGTCGTCTACTACTGGAAGGGTGACCGCACGCGAACGAGTCCGTACCTAAAGGGCACGGGCGCGGAGTCCAATGTCGACGAGGCTGAGGCCTTTCGGACTTGGGTGAGCTATCTCAACAAGCACGCCGGTGGCGGCGCGACGTTCATGGGGTTCCCCTTCAACCTTCATGGGCGCAAGATCAAGGGCGTCGTTGTTGAAGCGGGGAGCACCCCCGAGGACCAGACGGCGGCTGCCCAACGCATTGCGATGGAGCTAAAGCCGTTCGCCGCGGTCGCCGCTCACGGTGGCGTATCCACGTACGTTTGCCCGTATCTGGCGTCCAAGGGCATCTACAACATCGCGACCTACGACCTTGGGTTTGATCTCTACAAGAAGACCAACGGTTGGTGTACCCCGGCGTACGCCTCGTTCAACGCGCAAGTGGACGCGATGCAGCGTTACCTGTCTCAGCGCGTTTCCAAGACGAAGTATGACGGGACGGACGCGCGCAAGTTCGGGCTGCTCTACGCCGAGTATCCCGGATTAGCCGCGGCGATGAAGACCGTTGCCGCGCGGTTCAAGAGCGCGGGGATCAACATCGTTTCGCAGGCCTCGATTTCGGCCGACCTCGCCGAGGCGCAGCCGCAGGCCGCAAATGTCGTCGCGAAGTTCCGCGCCGCGGGGGTCAACACGATCTTCATGCCCGAGGGCGGATCTCCAATGTCCTTTACGCCCGGGGCCGAGGCGCAGGCGTATCAGCCCGATTACGTGATCTGGCCGTGTTCGGGGCAGGACACGCCGGCGCAGGTGCGACTGTTCAGCGCGAAGCAATGGACGCGCGCCTCGGGGCTGACCTGCTTCGACAAGAACTTCATGCCGGACCTGGCGATGGACACCGAAGCTCAGCAGACCGAGTGGCATGCCAAGTACGGCACCATCACATCTGCCGAGCCTCCGGCGCAGGCGCCGCTCGTCTACTCGGCGATATTGCCGCTCGTCGCCGGCGTGACGAATGCCGGGCGAAACCTCACGGTGGATACGTTCCGTGACGCCCTCGCTGAGTTCGACTCATATCGGTACAGCGCCGCCACGGGACGCACGACCGACGCGCGCAGCTTGCTGCTTTCACCGGGCGGGATTGAGCACGCGCTGATGGGGGACTTCACGGTTCTCAGTTGGTCGGCGACCGCGCGACGTAACGGCAGCGCTTTCACGGGCGCCTATGTGTTCCCGGAGGACGGCCGCCGCTACGGGCGGCGCGATGCATACAACTAG
- a CDS encoding GMC family oxidoreductase: MSTEKTDVLVIGTGFGGAIPAFHLAAGGAKVLMLERGPWLDTSDLSQDYQLGTYTRILDLVMGTGVEVIAGNCVGGSSVVYLAASMRAPTFVFERKANGVSQWPASVTRGSLDPWYDIVEENLPVAQQPWNEVSYSGGLWAGACARAGGTCNPVPVAVNLSQCGRCGWMATGCVYGAKRSMLTNYLPAAVSAGAEIRPLHEVQFIGPAASPGYRYAVNYLTINPDDYRAQTGGGVIEAKVVVCAAGALGTPVILKRSAQALGSIPNAVGRYFSPNGDHVSLALFNEDKVKELLGLERAPGVPYAAHSIGRSIGTTSFDQLDPSLPEGLRYALQQIYYPPIVNLMPEDGVEGDPVWFGADKKELSKKWPSWMSVLAMVEDENEGVFGTPPPTGNFTRLASAASLAQLTYKPSERTLAARADADVKVRSIVEQDGLGSFLEWKQTENSLSAHPLASCRMGDDPAISALDDHNELRGHPGLFVTDGSAVPTSLCVNPSITIAALAERAAPFIAQSAQAAGISVDYSEDRRPGSGQLHRPR; the protein is encoded by the coding sequence ATGTCCACGGAGAAGACCGACGTCCTTGTAATCGGCACCGGATTCGGCGGCGCCATTCCCGCTTTTCACCTTGCCGCCGGCGGTGCGAAGGTTCTCATGCTCGAGCGAGGGCCGTGGCTCGACACCTCGGACTTGAGCCAGGACTATCAGCTTGGGACTTACACCAGGATTCTCGACCTAGTTATGGGCACCGGTGTCGAGGTCATCGCCGGCAACTGCGTCGGCGGATCCAGCGTCGTGTATCTCGCGGCGTCCATGCGGGCCCCGACCTTTGTCTTCGAGCGCAAAGCCAACGGAGTATCCCAGTGGCCGGCCTCGGTCACCCGGGGAAGCTTGGATCCGTGGTACGACATCGTCGAGGAGAACCTGCCGGTCGCACAGCAGCCGTGGAACGAGGTTTCGTACAGCGGCGGTTTGTGGGCGGGGGCGTGCGCGCGCGCCGGGGGGACGTGCAACCCCGTCCCGGTTGCGGTCAATCTGTCCCAGTGCGGGCGTTGTGGATGGATGGCGACGGGCTGCGTGTACGGGGCCAAGCGCTCGATGCTGACGAACTACCTCCCCGCTGCCGTGTCCGCGGGCGCCGAGATCCGGCCGCTACACGAGGTGCAGTTCATCGGTCCGGCGGCGTCGCCGGGCTACCGCTACGCCGTGAACTACCTCACCATCAACCCCGACGATTACCGCGCGCAGACCGGCGGCGGTGTGATCGAGGCCAAAGTTGTCGTGTGCGCGGCGGGGGCACTGGGGACGCCGGTGATCTTGAAGCGATCAGCGCAAGCGCTTGGAAGTATTCCGAACGCGGTCGGTCGCTACTTCTCGCCGAACGGCGACCACGTCTCGCTTGCGTTGTTCAACGAGGACAAGGTGAAGGAACTGCTTGGTCTTGAGCGCGCGCCGGGGGTGCCCTACGCGGCGCACTCGATCGGTCGCTCGATCGGAACGACGAGCTTCGATCAATTGGATCCGTCCCTCCCCGAGGGCCTTCGGTACGCGCTGCAGCAGATCTACTACCCGCCGATCGTCAACCTCATGCCGGAGGACGGAGTCGAGGGTGACCCGGTTTGGTTCGGCGCGGACAAGAAGGAACTCTCCAAGAAGTGGCCATCGTGGATGTCGGTGCTGGCGATGGTGGAGGACGAGAACGAAGGTGTGTTCGGGACGCCGCCCCCGACGGGGAACTTCACCCGGTTGGCCTCGGCTGCTTCGCTCGCTCAGCTCACGTACAAGCCGTCGGAGCGAACTCTCGCGGCGCGCGCGGACGCCGATGTAAAGGTCAGGTCGATCGTCGAGCAGGACGGCCTCGGCAGTTTCTTGGAGTGGAAGCAAACCGAGAACTCGCTGTCGGCGCATCCTTTGGCCTCGTGTCGCATGGGAGACGATCCGGCGATCTCGGCGCTTGATGATCACAATGAGTTGCGCGGCCACCCCGGGTTGTTCGTGACCGACGGGTCCGCCGTGCCGACCTCTTTGTGCGTAAATCCTTCCATCACGATCGCGGCGCTCGCCGAACGGGCGGCGCCGTTCATCGCGCAGAGCGCACAGGCCGCTGGAATCTCGGTCGACTACTCCGAAGATCGGCGGCCGGGGAGCGGACAGCTGCACAGGCCGCGCTAA
- a CDS encoding DUF5987 family protein, which produces MDLTRRELIRRATLAFVAFQAAPALKLARAADPTGTFPSPDPASAALAVPSWEAFADTLIPGAKRPLPGGDPAIAGAAEGPGAVQAGAVDLLYFPATGVEPILGPCVAELNMRAAGYDNTALTRQPGVAPFVALSFQQRTELVLQMFDGPDGALWEALGAVVFLAYHTAGHLNTATAVQTGHPGLAAIGFPAPLLGDLWWFQNHSYARELASLHPGTTVNGSPA; this is translated from the coding sequence ATGGATCTGACTCGCAGGGAACTCATCCGGCGCGCGACGCTGGCATTCGTCGCATTCCAGGCAGCGCCGGCGCTGAAGTTGGCCCGCGCCGCGGACCCGACGGGCACGTTTCCCTCGCCCGATCCGGCGAGCGCGGCGTTGGCAGTCCCCTCGTGGGAAGCATTTGCCGACACTCTCATCCCCGGAGCGAAGCGACCCCTTCCGGGCGGCGATCCTGCGATTGCCGGCGCGGCCGAGGGGCCGGGCGCGGTTCAGGCCGGCGCGGTGGACCTGCTGTATTTCCCGGCGACCGGCGTCGAGCCCATCCTTGGTCCGTGCGTGGCCGAGCTGAACATGCGCGCGGCGGGGTACGACAACACAGCCTTGACGCGCCAACCCGGAGTCGCTCCGTTCGTGGCTCTGTCGTTTCAGCAGCGCACCGAACTCGTGCTTCAGATGTTCGACGGGCCGGACGGCGCGTTGTGGGAAGCGCTCGGCGCCGTCGTGTTCCTGGCCTATCACACGGCCGGCCACCTCAACACAGCCACTGCCGTGCAAACGGGGCACCCCGGGCTCGCCGCGATCGGCTTCCCGGCTCCGCTCTTGGGAGACCTGTGGTGGTTCCAGAATCACTCCTACGCGCGGGAACTCGCCTCTTTGCATCCCGGCACCACCGTTAATGGGAGCCCTGCCTGA